From the genome of Psychroserpens ponticola, one region includes:
- a CDS encoding cation transporter: MNKTMFEITKMDCPSEENLIRMKLDGISSIANLDFDIPNRKLTVFHSGEIDQIEKSVIELNLGGKKISTEQTDQTEFKENENQKKLLWSVLAINFAFFIIEMTTGIISKSMGLVADSLDMLADSFVYGISLFAVGGTIIKKKRIAKLAGYFQITLAIIGFVEVLRRFFGDEKLPDFSTMIIVSIFALIANGICLYILQKSKSKEEAHMKASMIFTSNDVIINLGVIIAGILVNYLSSSKPDLIIGTIVFALVIQGAFRILKLSK; this comes from the coding sequence GTGAATAAAACAATGTTTGAAATTACCAAAATGGATTGTCCTTCAGAGGAAAATCTAATCCGAATGAAATTGGACGGAATTTCAAGTATTGCGAATTTGGACTTTGATATTCCGAATCGGAAATTGACCGTTTTTCACAGCGGAGAAATTGACCAAATCGAAAAGTCAGTTATCGAACTGAATTTAGGCGGAAAAAAAATCTCAACGGAACAAACCGACCAAACGGAATTTAAAGAAAACGAAAACCAAAAAAAGCTACTTTGGTCTGTACTTGCAATCAATTTTGCTTTTTTCATAATTGAAATGACAACAGGAATTATCTCAAAATCTATGGGACTTGTTGCCGACAGTTTGGATATGCTTGCGGACAGTTTTGTGTACGGAATTAGTTTGTTTGCGGTTGGCGGAACAATAATAAAGAAAAAGCGGATTGCTAAACTTGCTGGATATTTTCAAATAACACTCGCGATTATTGGATTTGTAGAAGTTTTAAGGAGATTTTTCGGAGACGAGAAACTTCCCGATTTTTCAACAATGATTATCGTTTCGATTTTTGCACTTATCGCAAATGGAATTTGTCTTTACATTTTGCAAAAGTCAAAGAGCAAAGAAGAAGCACATATGAAAGCAAGTATGATTTTCACCTCGAATGACGTTATTATAAATTTAGGAGTAATAATTGCTGGAATTTTAGTAAATTATTTGAGTTCGAGTAAACCTGATTTGATTATCGGAACAATAGTTTTTGCGTTGGTAATTCAAGGAGCATTTCGAATATTGAAATTAAGTAAGTGA
- a CDS encoding elongation factor Tu, which translates to MKQTDFIAELEFLTTEQGGRNNPAHSGYRPHIEFDNYPDYLTSGQQTYIGQKTVELGTKVKAEIAIIGTEYFSKRLYKNMEFKFCEGSRTIGFGKIIEIINADLKCEDDIDQKTINLNLYPTDIKNRLKSDYRKNYGEAIWCIQKALISNKDFRSNRILRALIYTGNKDIVHLKKMIELARTDWRDLLLNAEYEHPNKRVRNFDNEFGKENIKASR; encoded by the coding sequence GTGAAACAAACTGACTTCATAGCTGAATTAGAATTTTTAACTACCGAACAAGGTGGACGAAATAATCCTGCACATTCTGGTTATCGTCCTCATATTGAATTTGACAATTATCCAGATTATTTAACTTCTGGACAACAGACATATATTGGACAAAAAACTGTAGAATTAGGAACAAAAGTAAAAGCAGAAATAGCCATTATTGGTACAGAATATTTTTCAAAGAGACTTTATAAAAATATGGAATTCAAGTTTTGCGAAGGAAGTCGGACTATTGGTTTCGGAAAAATAATTGAGATTATAAATGCTGATTTAAAATGCGAAGATGATATTGACCAAAAAACTATAAATCTGAATTTATATCCAACTGACATAAAAAATAGACTTAAATCTGATTATAGAAAAAACTACGGAGAAGCAATTTGGTGTATTCAAAAGGCATTAATCTCTAACAAAGATTTTCGGAGCAATAGAATTTTACGAGCATTAATATACACAGGAAATAAGGATATTGTTCATCTAAAAAAAATGATAGAACTCGCACGAACAGATTGGAGAGACCTACTTTTGAACGCTGAATATGAGCATCCCAATAAAAGAGTTAGGAATTTTGACAACGAATTCGGAAAAGAAAATATAAAAGCCAGCAGGTAA
- a CDS encoding thioredoxin family protein has product MKRIVVVLIVMFVSVSATMAQEWQTNINDAKEIASKESKPIILVFQGSDWCAPCIKLDREIWSTDTFKKYAKDNYVMLKADFPRRKKNTLSEKQTKANALLAEKYNKQGFFPFVVVLDSNGQVLGKSSYKKTTPENYIKELNAFTK; this is encoded by the coding sequence ATGAAAAGAATAGTTGTGGTATTAATAGTAATGTTTGTAAGCGTAAGCGCAACAATGGCTCAGGAATGGCAAACAAATATTAACGATGCAAAAGAAATTGCATCAAAAGAAAGTAAACCCATAATATTAGTATTTCAAGGTTCAGATTGGTGTGCACCTTGTATCAAACTTGACAGAGAAATTTGGAGCACAGACACTTTTAAAAAGTATGCAAAAGATAATTATGTTATGCTAAAGGCAGATTTTCCTAGAAGAAAGAAAAACACATTGTCAGAAAAACAAACAAAAGCGAATGCATTACTTGCAGAAAAATACAATAAACAAGGTTTTTTTCCTTTTGTTGTAGTACTTGACTCTAATGGCCAAGTGTTAGGAAAAAGTAGTTATAAAAAGACTACACCAGAAAATTATATTAAAGAATTAAACGCTTTTACAAAGTAA
- a CDS encoding FAD:protein FMN transferase: MGCTAQQPYKRTLKLMGSRFDITVVANDSIQANIYIDTAVAEISRIENLISSWDNTSQTSEINRNAGIKPVKVDKELFDLIERAIGISKLTDGAFDISYASMDKIWKFDGSMTKMPSKEEIISSVEKVGYQNIVLDKMDSTVFLKLEGMKIGFGAIGKGYAADKAKSLLISKGVPSGIINASGDMNTWGKQPNGDEWKVAITNPMDKNKVFALLPITNGAVVTSGNYEKYVNFNGKRYAHIIDPRTGYPSTGIISVTVFAPKAELADALATSVFVMGKEAGLDRINQLPKIECIIIDDRGNITKSKNIEIDKL; encoded by the coding sequence ATGGGTTGTACAGCACAACAACCATATAAGAGAACACTCAAATTAATGGGTAGTCGATTTGACATTACTGTTGTAGCAAACGATTCTATACAAGCAAACATATATATCGATACTGCTGTTGCAGAAATATCAAGAATTGAAAATTTAATTTCATCTTGGGATAATACTTCTCAAACATCCGAAATTAATCGCAATGCAGGAATTAAACCTGTGAAAGTTGACAAAGAATTGTTTGATTTAATTGAAAGAGCAATAGGTATTTCAAAATTGACCGATGGTGCTTTTGACATTAGCTATGCTTCAATGGACAAAATTTGGAAGTTTGACGGAAGTATGACTAAAATGCCTTCAAAAGAGGAAATAATTTCTTCTGTAGAAAAAGTTGGCTATCAAAACATTGTTTTAGATAAAATGGATAGCACTGTTTTTCTTAAATTAGAAGGAATGAAAATTGGTTTTGGCGCTATTGGAAAAGGATATGCAGCTGATAAAGCAAAATCGCTTCTTATTTCAAAAGGTGTACCTTCTGGAATTATTAATGCTTCTGGAGATATGAATACTTGGGGAAAACAACCCAATGGAGATGAATGGAAAGTTGCGATTACAAACCCAATGGATAAAAATAAAGTCTTTGCATTACTACCTATTACGAATGGAGCTGTAGTTACTTCTGGAAATTATGAAAAATATGTAAACTTTAATGGCAAACGATACGCACATATTATAGACCCAAGAACTGGATATCCTTCTACTGGAATTATAAGTGTAACCGTTTTTGCACCTAAAGCAGAATTGGCAGATGCACTAGCAACTTCAGTATTTGTTATGGGAAAAGAAGCTGGTTTAGACCGCATTAATCAATTACCAAAAATAGAATGTATAATCATCGATGATAGAGGAAATATTACGAAATCAAAGAATATAGAAATAGATAAATTATGA
- a CDS encoding DUF4266 domain-containing protein — protein sequence MIKKFICVALISTCFSSCVVVKEYEKVNINDPDMALADKKCDRNVSTMHSYREAAVGANGGKTGGGCGCN from the coding sequence ATGATTAAAAAATTTATATGCGTTGCATTAATATCTACTTGCTTTAGTAGTTGTGTTGTGGTTAAAGAATACGAAAAAGTAAATATAAATGACCCAGATATGGCATTGGCAGATAAGAAATGTGACCGAAATGTTTCTACGATGCATTCATATCGTGAAGCAGCTGTAGGAGCAAATGGAGGGAAAACTGGAGGAGGCTGTGGCTGTAACTAA
- a CDS encoding DUF3570 domain-containing protein codes for MEGKLEEAVAVTNKTRKLKKFILILCVFAFVKTYSQTTQDSTKIYKKRVLETTEVDFLTSYYSQDGDNAAVSGGIGTEELTDITGTFVVSIPLNDDDVLTIDAGVSAYTSASSSNVGPFDDGPADPFQASSGASSSDLWVNLTGNYSHSSDDRNDIWSAKISISSEYDYFSAGVGGSYTKLFNEKNTELSVNANVYIDTWNAIYPTELRPFGENGNGLNNSLFTQNTITGNTNYNPRFSEFKDEGRNSYSLGFGFSQILHKNVQGSLALDFVQQQGLLSTPFQRVYFNDVANSFIDNFQLADAIERLPDSRIKVAVGGRLNWYLNETFTVRTFYRYYFDDWGISSHTASIEVPIKITDKFTLYPSYRFYNQTAADYFRPYESALSTDEFYTSDYDLSEYSANQIGFGVSYTDIFAKAHIWKLGLKNIDLKFYQYDRDTSFSSSIITAGFKFVMD; via the coding sequence ATGGAGGGAAAACTGGAGGAGGCTGTGGCTGTAACTAATAAAACAAGAAAGTTGAAAAAATTTATTTTGATATTATGCGTATTTGCTTTTGTTAAAACCTATTCGCAAACAACGCAAGACTCAACTAAAATTTATAAAAAACGTGTACTAGAAACTACAGAAGTAGATTTTCTAACAAGTTATTATTCTCAAGATGGAGATAATGCTGCGGTAAGTGGCGGAATAGGTACTGAAGAATTAACAGATATTACAGGAACCTTTGTAGTTTCAATACCTTTAAATGATGATGATGTACTAACCATTGATGCTGGAGTTTCTGCTTACACATCAGCATCTTCAAGTAACGTTGGACCTTTTGATGATGGACCAGCAGACCCATTTCAAGCATCTTCTGGTGCATCAAGTAGCGACCTTTGGGTAAATTTAACAGGAAATTATAGTCATAGCTCTGACGACAGAAATGATATTTGGTCTGCAAAAATATCTATTTCATCAGAATACGATTATTTTTCAGCTGGTGTTGGTGGTAGTTACACAAAATTATTTAATGAAAAGAATACAGAATTGAGTGTAAATGCAAATGTTTATATTGATACTTGGAACGCCATTTACCCAACTGAATTAAGACCATTTGGAGAGAACGGTAATGGTTTAAACAATAGTTTGTTCACACAAAACACAATTACAGGCAACACAAATTACAATCCTAGATTTAGTGAGTTTAAAGATGAAGGACGTAATTCTTATTCTTTAGGTTTTGGATTCTCTCAAATTCTTCACAAGAATGTACAAGGTTCGTTAGCATTAGATTTTGTGCAACAACAAGGTTTATTATCTACACCATTTCAAAGAGTGTATTTTAATGATGTAGCAAATTCATTTATAGATAATTTTCAACTAGCAGATGCAATTGAGCGTTTGCCAGATTCAAGAATTAAAGTTGCTGTTGGTGGTCGTTTAAATTGGTATTTAAATGAAACATTTACAGTAAGAACATTCTATCGCTATTATTTTGATGATTGGGGAATATCTTCACATACTGCAAGTATTGAAGTTCCAATTAAAATAACTGATAAGTTTACGTTGTATCCATCTTATAGATTTTATAACCAAACAGCAGCCGATTATTTTAGACCTTATGAAAGTGCTTTATCTACCGATGAGTTTTATACGTCTGATTATGACCTTTCCGAATATTCTGCTAACCAAATTGGTTTTGGAGTGTCTTATACAGATATTTTCGCAAAGGCACATATTTGGAAACTAGGTCTAAAAAATATTGACTTAAAATTTTATCAGTACGATAGAGATACATCTTTTAGTTCTAGTATTATCACAGCAGGATTTAAGTTCGTAATGGATTAA
- a CDS encoding alpha/beta hydrolase family protein, translating into MNRILTSIIFLLFVSFGFAQNGKLISKNLIDISNTPIWNRISQDNKLFPDFEHLKKLDFYFITYESDNQKVRGLLVEPKKDGKYPVVIFNRGGNRDFAQLTVATLIMYTSKLAEQGYVIIGSNYRERDEFGGTEINDVLNLTETVKEIEKADSNCIGMFGWSRGGMMTYLALQKSDKIKTAIVGNGASDLFDTVNFRPKMETNVFAECIPDYWKNKESELKKRSVIYWADELDKNSSLLILCGTNDKRVNPKQADKIAEKLSEINYDFELRKFNTDHYFSDYKTELNELVIEWFDKRLKK; encoded by the coding sequence ATGAACAGAATTCTAACTTCAATCATTTTTTTACTTTTTGTAAGTTTCGGATTTGCTCAAAACGGAAAACTAATCTCTAAAAATTTAATTGATATTTCTAACACACCAATCTGGAATAGAATTTCTCAAGACAATAAATTATTTCCTGATTTTGAGCATCTCAAAAAATTGGATTTTTACTTTATCACTTACGAAAGTGACAACCAAAAAGTTAGAGGATTATTAGTTGAACCAAAAAAAGATGGAAAATATCCAGTTGTAATTTTCAATCGTGGTGGAAATAGGGATTTTGCTCAATTAACAGTTGCAACTTTGATTATGTACACTTCCAAATTAGCGGAACAAGGTTATGTAATTATTGGTAGTAACTATCGAGAAAGGGATGAATTTGGCGGAACTGAAATTAATGACGTGCTAAATTTAACAGAAACCGTAAAGGAAATTGAAAAAGCCGACTCGAATTGTATTGGAATGTTCGGTTGGTCGAGAGGTGGAATGATGACCTATTTGGCGTTACAAAAATCAGACAAAATAAAAACAGCTATTGTTGGGAATGGAGCATCCGACTTATTTGACACAGTTAATTTTAGACCAAAAATGGAAACTAATGTATTTGCCGAATGTATTCCTGATTATTGGAAAAATAAAGAATCGGAATTAAAAAAAAGGTCAGTAATTTATTGGGCAGACGAATTAGATAAAAATAGCAGTCTTTTAATTTTGTGTGGAACAAATGACAAAAGAGTAAACCCTAAACAAGCTGATAAAATTGCAGAAAAACTATCTGAAATCAATTATGATTTTGAATTAAGAAAATTTAACACAGACCATTACTTTTCAGATTATAAAACAGAATTGAACGAATTGGTAATTGAATGGTTTGATAAACGATTGAAAAAATAA
- a CDS encoding ImmA/IrrE family metallo-endopeptidase, which produces MNTTLKGDIFEKRVFDLLKELLENDEFYLSRNHSEIFAKKGYPSERRKSDIIFDITIESYIPNAEQYSHLTVFECKDLNKNVSVDDIEEFESKLRQVGEHDTKGIMVSTKGFAKRTINIAKSLKIGLLKVQSNNQLDWINFRKDKFKQEIEFEDNNSEPFLASVNNKVLTNLADLLLELKIIDSYTHKEKYINIPYLTEKRIEGIVERLYGYDIHENYCLDTQKLCEFIESKYPVKFEFNNLTDDILGKIEFNPMKITVDKNLEENRLRFTLCHEIGHLILHGKLLENSIDKKEDNDYSLSLKYYVSDMSNRRLEIQANIFASHLLIPLNPLLKEVSKYFAKERIHKSYLYLDNQPVNRLLVLNLLNKLSIKFKASNESIKIRLIALNLLKDETNFSFKQLLKNRTR; this is translated from the coding sequence ATGAATACAACTTTAAAGGGAGACATTTTTGAAAAAAGGGTTTTTGATTTACTCAAAGAACTTTTAGAAAACGATGAGTTCTATTTGAGTAGAAATCATAGTGAAATTTTCGCTAAAAAAGGTTATCCATCAGAGAGACGAAAAAGCGACATAATATTCGATATAACTATAGAATCTTATATACCAAACGCAGAACAGTATTCTCATTTGACAGTCTTTGAATGTAAAGATTTGAATAAAAATGTTTCTGTCGATGACATAGAAGAATTTGAATCGAAATTAAGACAAGTTGGCGAACACGATACCAAAGGAATTATGGTATCAACAAAAGGCTTTGCTAAAAGAACAATAAATATAGCTAAATCTTTGAAAATTGGACTTTTAAAGGTTCAATCAAACAATCAACTTGATTGGATTAATTTCCGTAAAGATAAATTCAAACAGGAAATAGAATTTGAGGATAATAATTCGGAACCATTTTTGGCTTCAGTCAATAATAAGGTTTTAACTAACCTAGCCGATTTATTACTTGAATTGAAAATAATTGATTCCTACACGCACAAAGAAAAGTACATAAACATTCCATATCTGACTGAAAAACGTATCGAAGGAATTGTAGAAAGACTTTACGGATACGATATTCACGAAAATTACTGTTTGGATACTCAAAAATTATGTGAATTTATTGAATCAAAATATCCTGTCAAATTTGAATTCAACAACCTAACTGATGACATTTTAGGGAAAATTGAATTCAATCCAATGAAAATTACTGTTGACAAAAATTTAGAAGAAAACCGTTTAAGATTTACACTTTGTCACGAAATTGGTCATTTAATTTTACACGGAAAATTATTAGAAAATAGTATTGATAAAAAAGAAGATAATGATTATAGTTTATCTCTAAAATATTACGTTTCTGATATGTCAAATAGACGATTAGAAATACAAGCAAATATTTTTGCAAGTCATTTATTAATTCCACTAAATCCGTTATTAAAAGAAGTTTCAAAATACTTTGCAAAAGAGAGAATACATAAAAGTTATCTCTATTTGGATAATCAACCTGTAAACAGACTTTTAGTTCTGAATTTATTAAACAAGCTATCTATAAAATTTAAAGCATCGAATGAGTCCATTAAGATTAGATTAATTGCTTTGAATTTACTCAAAGACGAAACCAATTTTTCGTTTAAGCAATTATTAAAAAACAGAACTCGATGA
- a CDS encoding ATP-grasp domain-containing protein translates to MKIIFNDSVIDNKIVEPDYESEFNSARENGFETELFSFEEIEDGNINNALKFIKTCEKIELGIYRGWMMTPKIYEQFYNGLLKKNIQLINNPKEYKHCHYLPESYDKIIDETPKSNWTKDISENSILKLSTEFGNKPIIVKDYVKSEKHNWNDACFIPNASKKNKVQEIVNRFLELRGDYLNEGIVFREFIELEFLTEHSKSKMPLTKEFRIVFLNKKVVQIFNYWDEGNYDSEKPNIDFFQKIASRIESNFFTMDVAKKKNGGWIIMELGDGQVAGLPDNANRDNYYYELNKNCVEHRV, encoded by the coding sequence ATGAAAATCATATTTAACGACAGCGTAATTGATAATAAAATAGTCGAACCTGACTATGAATCTGAATTTAATTCTGCGAGAGAAAACGGATTTGAAACTGAATTATTTAGCTTTGAGGAAATAGAAGACGGAAATATAAATAATGCTCTGAAATTCATTAAAACTTGTGAAAAAATAGAATTAGGAATTTATCGTGGTTGGATGATGACACCGAAAATTTACGAACAGTTTTACAATGGACTTTTAAAAAAGAATATTCAGTTGATTAACAATCCAAAGGAATACAAACATTGTCATTATTTACCAGAATCTTATGACAAAATAATTGACGAAACACCAAAATCAAATTGGACTAAAGACATTTCCGAAAACAGTATTTTAAAGTTATCAACTGAATTTGGAAATAAGCCAATAATTGTAAAAGATTATGTGAAATCGGAAAAGCATAATTGGAATGACGCTTGTTTTATACCAAACGCATCTAAAAAAAACAAAGTTCAAGAAATAGTCAATCGATTTCTTGAATTACGAGGAGATTATTTAAACGAGGGAATTGTTTTCCGCGAGTTTATAGAATTAGAGTTTCTAACTGAACACTCGAAAAGTAAAATGCCATTAACTAAAGAATTTAGAATTGTTTTCTTAAATAAAAAAGTTGTTCAAATTTTCAATTATTGGGACGAGGGAAATTATGATTCTGAAAAACCAAATATTGATTTCTTCCAAAAAATTGCATCGAGAATAGAAAGTAATTTCTTTACAATGGATGTTGCAAAAAAGAAAAATGGAGGTTGGATAATAATGGAATTAGGAGATGGACAAGTTGCAGGACTTCCAGACAATGCGAATAGAGATAATTATTATTACGAACTGAATAAAAACTGCGTAGAACACCGTGTATAA
- a CDS encoding competence protein CoiA gives MIWALLNDEKTEAIPKTFGKCPLCGKKVVSKCGEIKVWHWAHLKDKSCDHWYEPETFWHLHWKLTFGKENAEIVIKKDGKRHIADILTNSDVVIELQNSPIQKSVIRKREKFYGERMLWLINGIDFKDNFEVSNQDNFDVLYRFYNNLPANNKLVFDWKWARKSWEEVERSVFIDFGKESLFWVQTGMGTSRGEGKYISKEKFINKYGGDFEYYTQQRV, from the coding sequence ATGATTTGGGCATTATTAAATGATGAAAAAACAGAAGCAATACCAAAAACTTTTGGAAAATGTCCATTATGTGGCAAGAAAGTCGTTTCAAAATGTGGAGAAATAAAAGTATGGCATTGGGCACATCTTAAAGACAAGAGTTGTGATCATTGGTATGAACCAGAGACCTTTTGGCATTTACACTGGAAGTTGACATTTGGAAAGGAAAATGCTGAAATAGTAATCAAGAAAGATGGAAAAAGGCACATAGCTGATATTTTAACAAATAGTGATGTTGTTATAGAATTACAAAACTCACCTATACAAAAATCAGTCATAAGAAAGAGAGAAAAGTTCTATGGTGAAAGAATGTTATGGTTGATAAATGGAATTGATTTTAAAGATAATTTCGAAGTTTCGAATCAGGATAACTTTGATGTATTATACAGATTTTATAATAATTTGCCCGCAAATAATAAATTAGTCTTTGACTGGAAGTGGGCTCGAAAAAGCTGGGAAGAAGTTGAAAGGTCTGTTTTCATCGACTTTGGAAAGGAATCATTATTCTGGGTTCAAACAGGAATGGGAACGTCACGTGGAGAAGGTAAATATATATCAAAAGAAAAGTTCATAAATAAGTATGGTGGTGATTTTGAATACTACACCCAACAACGTGTATAA
- a CDS encoding MltR family transcriptional regulator, with protein sequence MIDEFKKRLKDFTKLRSELTKESDRGMSLYATAYIDKKLEILLKKKLIGSNKHLKEIFSFNGPVGTFSSKIKLAYSIGLIDKVIMSDINILRQIRNEFAHSEKNISFETDSIRKSCNKLKTKSSDDMECSREIFLNVASGISGVIAGVTVQTEKFEEKIPIDIEEKRSFYKKIKSLDQEE encoded by the coding sequence ATGATTGATGAATTTAAAAAAAGACTCAAAGATTTCACAAAATTAAGAAGTGAATTAACTAAGGAATCCGATAGAGGTATGTCGCTTTATGCAACAGCTTACATAGATAAAAAGTTAGAAATTTTACTTAAAAAAAAATTGATAGGAAGTAACAAACACCTTAAAGAAATTTTTTCCTTTAATGGTCCAGTTGGAACATTTTCTTCTAAAATTAAATTAGCTTACTCAATTGGACTTATTGATAAGGTAATTATGAGTGACATTAATATTCTTAGACAAATAAGAAATGAATTTGCACATTCGGAAAAAAACATCAGTTTTGAAACAGATTCAATTAGAAAATCATGTAATAAACTTAAAACGAAATCATCAGATGATATGGAATGCTCAAGGGAGATATTTTTAAATGTTGCTTCAGGAATTTCTGGAGTAATTGCTGGAGTTACAGTTCAAACTGAGAAATTTGAAGAAAAAATACCAATTGATATTGAAGAAAAAAGAAGTTTTTATAAAAAAATTAAAAGTTTAGATCAAGAGGAATAA
- a CDS encoding DUF6438 domain-containing protein — MMKHLVTIFIFLFLNSIFGQDSLNGIWIGENLENDTLVSVEFRTFQDKFQYQIKNNQLILKNTYEVSSGTRDSIYFVADSTLYYFDYKLINKDSLQLNLNKVIGRNLSSPEKHYNYSRKSSLKKNNINFQSVFFRGTTCFGSCPKMKIEIDSLGNAKFKGEKYTEPFTGNYEGKLTSKQLESLIEILNRSELDRFPEKLPFLIDAPSFKFIFRYNNKERKSGGSMVRYFNREILSYLLSIYKEIDWKKVDYEIEFNE, encoded by the coding sequence ATGATGAAACACCTCGTAACAATATTCATTTTTCTATTTCTAAATTCAATATTTGGACAAGATTCTCTGAACGGAATTTGGATTGGCGAAAATTTGGAAAATGACACTTTAGTTTCTGTAGAATTTCGAACTTTTCAGGACAAATTTCAATATCAAATAAAAAACAATCAACTGATTTTAAAAAATACTTACGAAGTTTCGAGCGGAACTAGAGATAGTATTTATTTTGTTGCTGATTCTACATTATACTATTTTGATTATAAACTAATCAATAAAGATTCTTTACAACTCAATCTAAACAAAGTTATTGGAAGGAATTTATCCAGTCCTGAAAAACATTACAATTACAGTCGAAAATCATCACTCAAAAAGAATAATATTAATTTTCAATCTGTTTTCTTTAGAGGCACAACCTGTTTTGGCAGTTGTCCGAAAATGAAAATTGAAATAGATTCTTTAGGTAACGCAAAATTTAAAGGAGAAAAATACACAGAACCATTTACTGGTAATTATGAAGGCAAGCTGACATCAAAGCAACTTGAATCGCTTATCGAAATTCTAAACAGAAGTGAGCTTGACAGATTTCCAGAAAAATTACCTTTCCTAATAGATGCACCATCTTTTAAATTTATATTTAGGTACAATAATAAAGAAAGAAAAAGTGGAGGTTCGATGGTTAGATATTTTAATAGAGAGATACTTAGCTATCTATTGAGTATTTATAAAGAAATAGACTGGAAAAAAGTTGATTATGAAATTGAATTTAACGAATAA